The following are from one region of the Acidobacteriota bacterium genome:
- a CDS encoding helix-turn-helix domain-containing protein, producing MTTGCPRLLNLIAVAEVCCVSPHTVRKWVREGKLTPLRICRRLLFHPDELVRFLGEAK from the coding sequence ATGACCACCGGGTGTCCGCGACTCTTGAATCTCATCGCCGTTGCCGAAGTGTGCTGCGTTTCGCCTCACACGGTTCGTAAATGGGTGCGAGAAGGGAAGCTCACGCCTTTGCGCATCTGTCGCCGATTGCTCTTTCACCCGGACGAACTCGTCAGATTTCTGGGAGAGGCGAAATGA
- a CDS encoding helix-turn-helix domain-containing protein, whose protein sequence is MQNTKDTCTVPQAARCLSVSLKWVRDLIYAGRLPAQKTGGRWYIRKADLEFRLKQRSES, encoded by the coding sequence ATGCAGAATACAAAAGACACATGCACGGTTCCTCAGGCAGCTAGGTGCCTGAGCGTCAGTCTAAAGTGGGTTCGTGATCTGATCTATGCAGGTCGCCTTCCTGCGCAGAAGACTGGCGGGCGCTGGTACATCCGGAAGGCGGACTTGGAGTTTCGCTTGAAACAGCGGAGCGAATCATGA